A stretch of DNA from Diospyros lotus cultivar Yz01 chromosome 14, ASM1463336v1, whole genome shotgun sequence:
AAATATACAGTAGGATGGGAAAAAAGTTACACTACAATTCATATCTCTTGTAAGTTTACTAACTGATAGTAAATTGCATTGCAATCCCGGTACATGTAGAATAgatttcaactttagtttttgTTGAATCAGAGAACTTGAGAGAAAGAAACCCTAGTTGGAGCAAATAAATTCCTTACTCAAACAATATATTGTATACCTATACATTCTAATACTAAATGGGtcatgacataagccatgacataaGCTAATCCTAatgacataagccatgacataaaaataaatcCCATAGTTTTGATAAACACACTATTCCAAACCCCAAGGTAGGTGGGGTTGTGCCATCAACCATAGAAATATCAATAGTTGTGTTATAAGGTGTATAATCCATCATAGAGTTAGCCGAACTTGACATATGATCTGATGCACTAGTATCCACTATCCAAACATGTTTAGGGAGCTTTCGTGAGACTAGTGAGTAATGAGGAATACCTTGTAGGGCTATTGAAGCTGTTGTCTTAGGAGTAGGAGGACTTGAGGGGTTTATACCTTGATTTAGCAGCTTGTACAAGGTTTGAACCTGCTCTGCTAATAGATTTAGATTCGAGTTGTTCCCAAATTTAGTGGAGACTTCGACAGCATAGACTGATCTGGTTGTTTCCCTCTTGTTTCATGGCTTCTAGTTTGCTAGTTTGCCATGAATCTTCCAACATGTTTCTAGTGTGTGGTAGAATTTGttacagtggtcacaccactgcTTGTCTTTCCCTTGATTTCTTGACAAAGTATCCACCTATTTGACAGTAGCAAGAGCGGAGTTTTGATGACTTAAAATGGAGTCTGTCTGTTAGGTAAGCATCACCTTATGCTTGCTCTCCTTTCTCCTTACCTCAACAATCACTTCTCTAAGTGTAGGTAAGGGTTTAGTACCTTATAATCTTCCACGAACTTCTTccaaatcagagttaaaaccatggaaaaaatcaaaaacatgatcattttctaacattttattatattttgttctaTCAGCTAAACACTCCCAATTAACAATGTAGAATAAATCCATCTCATGCCATAACTCAACCAAAATGTTATAGTATTCTGTAACATTCAGATCACCTTGTCTAGTTATACGAATGGCTAACTTGATCTCAAAACATTGAGAGGTATTCTCCAAATCTGAGTACATTTCTTGAATTGCATCCCAAATCTCTTTCGTTGTCTCGTAAAAGAGATAGGTTCTACCGATCATTGGCTCCATCGAGTAGATAAGCCATGCCATAATAGTTGAGTTTTCTGCTTCCCAGGTGCCATAATTTGCTACTGTGGTTGGTGGTATAGGAATTGCTCCTGTCAAGTATCCagctttttcttttcctatgATTACAAGCAATACTGATTGAAATCATTCTCTGAAATTACTCCCAATTAACTTATCTTGAGTAATTTTTAGAGGATAGTTACCAATAGGATTTGTAGAAAAATTTGGCTGAGAATGAGGATTAAGAGAACTCgtggttgaggctttgattatgGTTGGGTTTGGTAGAGTTTCGGCCATGATTTTGTAAACAGCCTAGACCTCAAGATCTAGGTGACTAGgatttggctctgataccatgaaataaGCTGAATTCTTGAAAGCTTACTTAAGAATTTATTGAATCCGAAGGGAGATATTTATTCAAGGCAAATTATCTACTctatctcctagaaaatagaaacatattcaaatttagataacaATAACTAATATTCAAAACATGCTGGCCTTTATCTTTTGATTTCAAGCCTGAATCTCTCCCTTGAATCTTGAAGCTTTATCCTATCTTCCAAGCTTCAAAATCTTTTAAATccttatcttatccaatcatcttatctttcctttttaaacttAAACACCCGATCTCGTCCAACAAGCCCAATATGGCAATACTTTCTTTGTGTTGTTTTCGTTTCCTTTCATGATAAAAAAATCCTCTTAGAAAAGAGAATGCATAGTGCACTCAGACCACTCTCTTTACAAAATAAGGTAAGGCTGcatcatagttgtcaaaggctcaAGGTGCAAGCCTGGGCACAAACACAAGCCTTTTGGATGCAAGACagacatttatcaaaaatttgtataaaaatacttaatacatcattattttcaatgtATACCTATAAGCTATAAAGAGGTAAATGCAaacttataaaatcataaataacaaataatcaacACTATAttactattaatttaataacaactaatattattcAAACCACTATACTGAGTTAATAAGGACCAATATTATTTCGAAAAAGTACTAAAAgtctaaaatatcattatatcAACACAAAgctttgtttcaaattcaagtttcaacacaagagacaaattcataaaatgataagtaaaataacataacaaattaCAAGTAATATTTAAATCATCCAAACATAAAAAAACATCAACATGAGCATTGTTTCAAATCTTTAAAAGTCAAAAGTCTTCTTCCTCACTATTTTTTTCATGCAAACCCTCAATATCTTCTATTTCATTATGCTTTCATATTGACAAGAAAACAGATTCTCCAACAAAAACCAAGCTAAAACCTTTTggaaatctaaaaaaaaaaacacactaaaGTTTGTGCCAACAAGTATAACTCTGAGATTTTGATGGTCAAATCTGCTCTAGAATCTCTTTCAatcctttctcctttttctcctttctcaCTTTAGCGCTTAGGGTTTTATGTTGAATAGCTATTGAGACTTGAGGGGTTGTGTTTTAACGTTAGGGTTTTACCTTAGATAGCTAATAGggtgtttttttgttttctcaaatttcttttcttttttcggTTATCACTAGTTAGATTTTACCaagcaaataaaaaaatgacatggGTGCAAAGGTGTAAGTCGCAACGAAGGCGCCACATCTCAGCTGTGCAGAGCACCCTCTAAAAATGACTACTAGCTGTTTTTACAGgcataacaaaagaaaatattctatttttcctctaaaAATGGTACATGGTGATAAGGTAACTTAAATATGGGTGTCTCTCCAGGACCATTGTAAACCTACTGACAGTAACAACGAGAGATAAGTTTTAAGTCTTTGCTTGAGAAAAAAGTGTTCAGTCTTTGCTAGCAAAAACAGTTATTGAGTAAAAGTAGAAGGGATTCTTTAACAAATTCTGCAGTATGTTCCAAAAACGCAAAGCAAGAAATTCAGTTATTCTAGTGCAACAGTTGCACATGACCAGAATAAATATTACAGTGCGTGCCACAAGCTCAAACATATCAGATTTCGAGCTAAGAGACAAGATTTCTCTTAAGGTGAATTTATTCCCAATGCTCTTGTGCACTGAAACAAACCTATCTGTGCTTCTTCATTTTAAAGTTTCTACTATCTTCAAAGCCTGAAAGATTGATTTTGGCCAATTCTGTTTATATTAACTAATCAAACATGgctacatttatatattttatggaaaGCCAAAACTGTTTTTAACACCAAATGCATGTTTCTTTCATAAAACTATCTTCTCTTTCCATAAACCTTGCATGAGATAGTATTTTTCACATGCTCTAATTCTCACATAGAAGAACATCAAACATTGAACCGTGACAATGCATAGTGCTGAGGAAAAACGGGATTCTGACAAAGAATTGAAcagaattatgaaaaatcagaACACAAGTGCACTCAACAAAGTCTAACACAACTACTCAACCGAATTTGGGCAAGTTTTCTGTTTTCCATTGGCTGAAGGAGGAGGACTGGCTTaaacttaaaattcaaaatctagTCTATATTAAATCCTCACCCTCTTCCTCAGCAACCAAACAGAGGGGAGTTTGAGGTCAACTCAATTCAGGCTAGAAGATAAAAGACTAGTTCATAGGTTCACTTTCCAACTCAAGTCAggcaattattttaaatcactcAAAGCTCAAAAACCCTTCCTTTTCCTAATCTTCCTTCGTTTGCTGAGCAAAAAGAcagtaatagaaaaaaatacataGAAAATGGAAGTGAATATACTTACGATGGGAAAATCGAGAGGAGAACGGCGAGTCATCTTCTCTTCTTCGGGCGCCATGCAGACGACCTCAGGCTTCCGCCTCCGACTGCCACGGGCGATTGCTGTTCGTCGTCGAAGAGGTAGAGGCGGCATCAGCAAGGCGGAGGGCTGCCGGCTGCCGATATGGGGGGCTGGGCGAGAAGCGGCTGTTAGCGGCGGCGCAACACCTAGAGCCGCCGTAGAAGATGAAGAGGAAAGAGACAGGGCGACGGAGAGCAACGCCATGGATGGCTGCcgcttctttctctctcctcctccaACGCCGCTCGCCCGAACCaatcgttttttttttctcgcaGACCGACCGGGCGACCCGCCTTTCCGGAGCCAAGTCCCACACGGAACTATCTCTATCTGGGGCGTCGGGTCGAATTGGAAAGAGAGACCCATGCCCGAATAGAAATGGTGGGTGGCGGGGTGAAATATTCATTTGGCAGAAATTAAGAGGAATTTTGGAATTGAGCATGAATAGAATTTGTCGGGCCAAAGGTACAATCAAAGATTTAGTTGGAGGATTTATATTTCATGTTACATTGGCACAAATTACAAGCGAATGAGTTACAAgaaccataataataataccaataagattttgtttataaaaattattatgcttaaaatgacataattttaaatttctcatttcaaaatctttttaaaaatacacCATTTT
This window harbors:
- the LOC127789551 gene encoding uncharacterized protein LOC127789551: MALLSVALSLSSSSSTAALGVAPPLTAASRPAPHIGSRQPSALLMPPLPLRRRTAIARGSRRRKPEVVCMAPEEEKMTRRSPLDFPIEWDRPKPGRRPDIFPQFSPMKTPLPPPLPADPPEEDEEEEEKKEEEEEDPEKEEPEKPETQ